TTTCCAGGTATCGGAGCTATGATTCGGATGGATTTTGCTTCCATATTTAAAGCAATATCGCTCTCTAATGCTTTAATTCTTTGTACTTTAACGCCAATTGAGGGATGCACTTCAAAAGAATTGATGGTAGGTCCGCAGTTAATCTGTCCGACTTTAGCTTCTATGCCAAAACTTTGAAGCGTCTCTTCAAGAACCTCAGCTTGCTTCTTTAAATCCTTTCTAAGCTGGCTTTGGTCTACTTTTTGGGGAACAGTCAATAAGGAGTTTGAAGGAAGCTTATAGTTAACAAGAGAGGTGTTTTTAGACTTAAGCTCGGATATCTTGCTCTCGATAGACTTTTTTATAGCGGCATTTTCTTTCTTTTTTGAAACTTCTAAAGGATACTGAGGCATTTGAGGACCTAACGCCGGCTTTTCCAAATCGGCAGGGAAGAGGTCTTGCTGATCGGTTCTGCTATTAAATTTGCTAAAAGGATTTTCAGAAATTTCTTCCCCGAAGCTTTTTCTTGATAAAGAAGGTCTTTCTTGCAGATGTTTTTCGGGCTGTATAAGAAGAGTCTCTAAAGAATCTTTAGGGTTTTTTCTAGAATCCATTTCTTGCCCGGGCGATGTTTTTAGCATGACGTGCCTTTCTTCATTTTTAAAGGCTGACTCTTTGGCAAGAATAGGTTCTATTTTAAAATTTTTAAAATCGGGCATTTTAAATTTTTTAGTGAAATCAATAAGCCTTGTTAAACCATAAGCTAACCCTTTGGATATCAATAAGAAAAGGTTGATGGAGAAAAGCTCGGCTAATGCAAAAAGCATGATAAAACTAAAAAGAATAAATGTGCCTGAGCTATTTAATAAGGTGGCAAGGTTAATTCTTGGAATGTCCCGATAAAGAAAATAAAAAAAGGAGCCTCCTAAATGATAATTAAACCCTTTAAGGGAGGATTCGGGATAAAAGAAATGGCGTAGGGAATAGCTTAAAGCCGGACTTGTTTCTTCAATAACCGAGAGAAGAATGCAAAGCGAGCTAATAAAGAGAGTGAAGTGAATAGATTGTTTTTTCAAGAATTCATTCTTGAAATTAAGAAGTTCGCTTATTGAAATCCAGATAAAAAAAAGGGCGATAAGAAAGCTTAAAATTCCAAATAGCCCGTGAATAAGTTTACTAATCGAAAAGCCGATTGAACCAAGTAAATGTTTGTTTTCAGAATGAATAGAAAAACTGAATAAGGCAATAAATAAAAGTAAGGAAAAAGTAAAAAGAAAAAGAGCTTTAGCTTCTCTCACATAAAATTGAAGGCCGTTTTCGCTTTTTTTAGCATTCCGTTTGTTGGTTTTATTTTTTTTAACACCCATGTTTACCTATTAAGCTATTATCCCTCTATATTGCCTTTGAATTCAAGGAATGTCAAGTTTAGGAAGTGAAAGAAGAGGCTTTTTTATTCTTAAGCTATGTTAAAAAGCGAAAAGATA
This DNA window, taken from Criblamydia sequanensis CRIB-18, encodes the following:
- a CDS encoding FtsK/SpoIIIE family DNA translocase translates to MGVKKNKTNKRNAKKSENGLQFYVREAKALFLFTFSLLLFIALFSFSIHSENKHLLGSIGFSISKLIHGLFGILSFLIALFFIWISISELLNFKNEFLKKQSIHFTLFISSLCILLSVIEETSPALSYSLRHFFYPESSLKGFNYHLGGSFFYFLYRDIPRINLATLLNSSGTFILFSFIMLFALAELFSINLFLLISKGLAYGLTRLIDFTKKFKMPDFKNFKIEPILAKESAFKNEERHVMLKTSPGQEMDSRKNPKDSLETLLIQPEKHLQERPSLSRKSFGEEISENPFSKFNSRTDQQDLFPADLEKPALGPQMPQYPLEVSKKKENAAIKKSIESKISELKSKNTSLVNYKLPSNSLLTVPQKVDQSQLRKDLKKQAEVLEETLQSFGIEAKVGQINCGPTINSFEVHPSIGVKVQRIKALESDIALNMEAKSIRIIAPIPGKAAVGIEIPNPLPQEVSFREMLQAYQSQSKKFAIPILLGKSVSGEWVMSDLAKMPHCIIAGATGSGKSVCINTIVMSILLNCRPDEVKLIMVDPKKVELTAYSPLPHMLAPVINEPIGAMAALKWLVKEMESRYEMLKLLGLRNILAFNGRVIDEEKEKELGKEIPKTMPYIVGIIDELADLMMVASQDIETPIARIAQMARAVGIHLILATQRPSREVITGLIKANFPTRISFKVASRVNSQIILDEIGAESLLGNGDMLFLPPGTSNLLRAQGAYIRDEDINKVIKFISEQAAPEYVIESFDSMPFDDGGMDEEIDEPADSLYHEAKEIVLKTGNASTTFLQRKLKIGYARAASLMDALEKNGIVGPQEGSKPRKILASSASSQQALDPNIDDLDDDF